Proteins from a single region of Rhodovibrio salinarum DSM 9154:
- a CDS encoding DEAD/DEAH box helicase, giving the protein MSFKDLGLSSEVLDALSDSGYSSPTPIQEKAIPYVLMGRDVLGCAQTGTGKTAGFVLPMIDILAEGRAKARMPRSLILAPTRELAAQVGESFERYGKYHKLSKALLIGGSSMSEQEAKLDRGVDVLIATPGRLLDLFERGKILLADVKILVIDEADRMLDMGFIPDVEKIVGRLPKIRQTLFFSATMPKEIRRLADQFLMNPKEVSVAPPASPAETVTQGLLRIPGHDKRKALNALLDQEDVQSALVFCNRKRDVSALNKALQKRDLASAELHGDMAQSSRMETLEKFKNGEIAILVCSDVAARGLDMPKVSHVFNYDVPNHAEDYVHRIGRTGRAGRSGKAFMLATPADGKSLAAIERAMKRAIPTVDVPQVRILKPEEVEGELPVPEETSADSSESPAAEADQNAGQQDGGQQQDSGKSKNGKRRRRGGRSKSRKTADQAAPQDAEAQPSTAETDSAQGDPESPAQPAAANDDAQPETVESADTQQSPEAAPADGGKSKGRSRSKRGGRKTKQADKPVAANADAPESTGEAQQTAPAKTDDKNGQQKGGGKDKRGERTDQASNGRQSKPFGDHTPAFLLKPVPQRATA; this is encoded by the coding sequence ATGAGTTTTAAAGACCTCGGTCTTAGTTCCGAAGTTCTCGACGCCCTGTCCGACAGCGGCTACTCGAGCCCGACGCCAATCCAAGAAAAGGCCATCCCCTACGTCCTGATGGGCCGCGACGTTCTGGGCTGCGCCCAGACGGGCACCGGCAAGACCGCCGGTTTCGTGCTGCCCATGATCGACATTCTGGCGGAAGGCCGTGCCAAGGCGCGCATGCCGCGCTCGCTGATCCTGGCACCGACGCGCGAACTGGCTGCCCAGGTGGGCGAGAGTTTTGAGCGCTACGGCAAGTACCACAAGCTGTCCAAGGCGCTGCTGATCGGCGGCTCCTCGATGAGCGAGCAGGAAGCGAAGCTCGACCGCGGCGTCGATGTCCTGATCGCCACCCCGGGCCGCCTGCTCGACCTGTTCGAGCGCGGCAAGATCCTGTTGGCCGACGTCAAGATCCTGGTGATCGATGAGGCCGACCGGATGCTCGACATGGGCTTCATCCCGGATGTCGAGAAGATCGTGGGCCGCCTGCCCAAGATTCGGCAGACGCTGTTCTTCTCCGCCACGATGCCCAAGGAGATCCGGCGACTGGCCGATCAGTTTCTGATGAATCCGAAGGAAGTTTCGGTGGCCCCGCCCGCCTCCCCGGCGGAGACGGTGACGCAGGGGCTGCTCCGCATCCCCGGTCACGACAAGCGCAAGGCCCTGAACGCGCTGCTGGATCAGGAGGACGTGCAGAGCGCGCTGGTGTTCTGCAACCGCAAGCGCGACGTGAGCGCGCTCAACAAGGCGCTGCAGAAGCGCGACCTCGCCTCCGCTGAGTTGCATGGGGACATGGCGCAATCCTCGCGCATGGAGACGTTGGAGAAGTTCAAGAACGGCGAGATCGCCATTCTGGTCTGCTCCGACGTGGCCGCGCGCGGGCTGGACATGCCCAAGGTTTCCCACGTCTTCAACTACGACGTCCCGAACCACGCGGAGGACTACGTCCACCGGATCGGCCGCACCGGTCGGGCGGGACGCTCCGGCAAGGCGTTCATGCTGGCCACCCCGGCCGACGGCAAGTCGCTGGCTGCGATCGAACGGGCAATGAAACGTGCCATCCCGACGGTCGACGTACCGCAGGTTCGTATCCTGAAGCCGGAAGAGGTCGAGGGCGAGCTCCCGGTGCCCGAGGAGACGTCGGCCGATAGCAGCGAGTCCCCAGCCGCCGAAGCGGACCAGAACGCTGGGCAACAGGACGGCGGACAGCAGCAGGACAGCGGCAAGAGCAAGAACGGCAAGCGTCGGCGCCGTGGCGGGCGCAGCAAGTCCCGCAAGACCGCCGATCAAGCCGCCCCGCAAGATGCCGAGGCGCAGCCGTCGACGGCCGAAACGGACAGTGCGCAGGGCGACCCCGAGTCACCAGCGCAACCGGCTGCCGCGAACGACGACGCGCAACCGGAAACCGTCGAAAGTGCCGACACCCAACAGTCGCCCGAGGCCGCCCCGGCCGATGGCGGCAAAAGCAAGGGGCGCAGCCGTAGCAAGCGCGGCGGACGGAAGACCAAACAGGCCGACAAGCCGGTCGCCGCGAATGCTGACGCGCCTGAGAGCACAGGCGAGGCGCAGCAGACGGCGCCTGCAAAGACGGACGACAAGAACGGCCAACAGAAGGGTGGCGGCAAGGACAAGCGGGGCGAACGGACCGATCAAGCGTCCAACGGCCGGCAGTCCAAGCCGTTTGGCGACCACACGCCGGCCTTCCTGCTGAAACCCGTGCCACAGCGCGCCACCGCCTAA
- a CDS encoding hydrolase yields the protein MLLSARDGLLVVVDMQARLVPVLSDPDHVQARVQFLLRAAGQLQVPVVASEQYPKGLGPTVPEVADYLPEGAVVEKMTFSAMREPAFREALEARAAGRRQAVVCGAETHVCVLQTAAELQAAGYATTLVADAVGSRRENDRIAGLDRLRDLGCQIATSEMVVFEWLERAGTDAFRRLAPLIK from the coding sequence ATGCTTTTAAGTGCCCGCGACGGACTGCTCGTGGTCGTTGATATGCAGGCGCGGTTGGTTCCGGTTCTGAGCGACCCGGATCACGTGCAGGCCCGGGTGCAGTTCCTGTTGCGCGCCGCGGGCCAGCTGCAGGTTCCGGTCGTCGCCAGCGAACAGTATCCAAAGGGGCTGGGGCCTACGGTGCCGGAGGTTGCGGACTATTTGCCGGAAGGCGCGGTGGTCGAGAAGATGACCTTCTCGGCGATGCGTGAGCCGGCGTTTCGCGAGGCGCTGGAAGCGCGTGCGGCTGGGCGCCGACAAGCGGTCGTCTGCGGCGCTGAGACGCACGTCTGCGTGCTGCAGACCGCCGCCGAGTTGCAGGCGGCGGGCTATGCGACGACCTTGGTGGCCGATGCCGTGGGCTCGCGCCGCGAGAATGACCGCATCGCCGGGTTGGATCGGCTGCGCGACCTGGGCTGTCAGATCGCGACCAGCGAGATGGTGGTGTTCGAGTGGTTGGAACGGGCGGGTACCGATGCCTTCCGCCGACTGGCGCCGCTGATCAAATAG
- a CDS encoding HD domain-containing protein encodes MTDSQVETPARDLIARAEAFAMQAHAGQTRKGAAGEPYVVHLAEVASLTRAFGGSDATVAAAWLHDCIEDCAVVDAEIRAAFGDTVAELVGELTDPPRTPRAERRRLQVQEAPEKSPQATLIKIADKTSNLRSVAMSPPRGWDAARKLAYVRWGVAVVAELPDLPGPALATFLDVVETARRACAGPQDADAWATRRRAVGDRAVLSELAEDAQGGY; translated from the coding sequence ATGACCGACTCTCAAGTTGAGACGCCAGCGCGCGATCTGATCGCGCGCGCCGAAGCTTTCGCCATGCAGGCCCACGCCGGCCAGACCCGCAAGGGCGCAGCAGGGGAACCCTATGTCGTGCACCTGGCCGAGGTTGCGAGCCTGACGCGCGCATTCGGCGGCAGTGATGCCACGGTGGCCGCTGCTTGGCTGCACGACTGCATCGAGGATTGTGCGGTGGTCGACGCGGAGATTCGCGCGGCTTTCGGCGATACGGTGGCCGAGCTGGTCGGCGAGCTGACCGATCCGCCGCGCACGCCGCGGGCGGAGCGTCGGCGCTTGCAGGTCCAGGAAGCCCCAGAGAAGAGCCCGCAGGCGACTTTGATCAAGATTGCCGATAAGACCAGCAATCTACGCTCGGTTGCGATGTCGCCGCCCCGGGGATGGGACGCGGCACGCAAGTTGGCCTACGTGCGTTGGGGGGTCGCTGTGGTCGCCGAGTTGCCGGACCTGCCGGGGCCGGCGCTGGCCACCTTCCTGGATGTGGTTGAAACCGCCCGGCGGGCGTGCGCCGGCCCGCAAGACGCGGACGCCTGGGCGACCCGTCGTCGGGCGGTTGGCGACCGCGCGGTGCTGAGCGAACTCGCGGAGGACGCTCAGGGCGGCTACTGA
- the phaZ gene encoding polyhydroxyalkanoate depolymerase yields MIYTLHHMRQRMLEPLNLAAETGQMMLQPAANFFAPARFAQASLEMVGRVTRTYAKPDFGLDIEETVVDEKPFCQLLHFANRYGRTDGRKILLVAPLSGHHATLLRDTVDAFIEEDEVLITDWTCASQVPLSQGSFGLDEYTAYLMDFLRQTHELAGEQGFHTVAVCQPTVPLLAAVSLIAQQGLPHQPRSMTLMSGPIDPAAAPTEVTELAGRHSMEWFERNVIHKVPFSHPGAGRGVYPGYLQLAGFMAMNPDRHLEQHANLFYDRLRGDHASAQRLTDFYDEYLSVLDMDSAFYLETIDRVFKRRELACGNMTWHDQPVDPSYVTETATLTVEGGRDDISAPGQTVAALDLLRGLPDSKKAHHLEEGAGHYGSFAGKRFHNSILPRIRSFMDEHA; encoded by the coding sequence ATGATCTACACCCTGCACCACATGCGCCAACGCATGCTGGAGCCTCTCAACCTCGCCGCCGAAACCGGCCAAATGATGCTGCAGCCGGCCGCAAACTTCTTCGCGCCGGCGCGCTTCGCGCAGGCCTCGTTGGAGATGGTGGGCCGGGTCACCCGAACCTACGCCAAGCCGGACTTCGGTCTGGATATCGAGGAAACGGTCGTCGACGAGAAGCCGTTCTGCCAGCTGCTGCACTTCGCCAACCGCTACGGCAGGACCGATGGGCGCAAGATCCTGCTGGTGGCTCCTTTGTCCGGGCACCACGCCACGCTACTGCGCGACACGGTCGACGCGTTCATCGAAGAGGACGAAGTGCTGATCACCGACTGGACCTGTGCCAGTCAGGTACCGCTCAGCCAGGGCAGCTTCGGCCTCGACGAATACACCGCCTACCTGATGGATTTCCTGCGCCAGACGCACGAACTGGCCGGCGAGCAGGGCTTCCACACCGTCGCGGTGTGTCAGCCCACCGTGCCGCTGCTGGCGGCCGTGTCGCTGATCGCGCAACAGGGCCTGCCGCACCAGCCGCGTAGCATGACCCTGATGAGCGGACCGATCGATCCCGCGGCCGCCCCGACCGAAGTGACCGAGCTTGCCGGGCGCCATTCCATGGAGTGGTTCGAACGTAACGTCATCCACAAGGTCCCGTTCTCGCACCCCGGCGCCGGTCGCGGCGTCTACCCCGGCTATCTGCAGCTCGCGGGGTTCATGGCGATGAACCCGGACCGTCACCTGGAACAGCATGCCAACCTGTTCTACGACCGGTTACGTGGCGACCATGCCTCGGCCCAGCGTCTGACCGACTTCTACGACGAGTACCTGTCGGTGCTGGACATGGACAGCGCATTCTATCTCGAAACGATCGACCGCGTGTTTAAGCGCCGCGAACTCGCGTGCGGCAACATGACCTGGCACGATCAACCGGTCGACCCGTCCTACGTAACCGAGACCGCGACCCTGACGGTCGAGGGCGGCCGCGACGACATCTCCGCCCCCGGCCAGACGGTAGCCGCCCTCGACCTGCTGCGCGGCCTGCCGGACTCCAAAAAGGCACACCATCTAGAAGAAGGCGCCGGCCACTACGGCTCTTTCGCCGGCAAGCGCTTCCACAACTCGATCCTGCCGCGCATTCGCAGCTTCATGGACGAACACGCGTAA
- a CDS encoding two-component system sensor histidine kinase NtrB, which yields METRIDEQELLDGLPVPLVITGPDGRVLSENTAAQQIDLGRHVTDGCAIQRAELVSPPSNLLREVHRRGREFAQLVQRDGTVVEVFLRRCDVSLGGRQVTAVMAEDAGWYIWEKRRTEREHNLLVGVFDTIDDMLLVLDDKLTVLRASQAYLSAFQVEEADVVGNPLAFIHNGLWDQRALLSKLASVVPAEGEVLDYECSASLPDRGPRDLQISARKIHRAGNGTRTLLMTVRDVTGVQQRQDEVLRRAKLDAMGNLAGGLAHDINNRLQPVMTYAQLAARNPDTPKLAQWMRQIETNARKARNVVRNVLAFARKSPVEGTLISLAAATMREVEEIRDEMPDTICIRTSIDPDVPAVESDTGELEQILDNLTSNARHAMPSGGILTIGVAHVSIDQGVAERESLAPGEYVRLSVEDQGCGISAEHQGRIFDPFFTTKEVGRGTGLGLSIVHGLVTGRGGQVRVRSEQDRGTRFDLYFPVADADGR from the coding sequence TTGGAAACCCGGATTGACGAGCAGGAATTATTGGATGGGCTGCCGGTGCCGCTCGTTATAACGGGGCCAGATGGTCGTGTGTTATCTGAGAACACTGCCGCGCAGCAGATCGATCTTGGCCGCCACGTTACGGATGGATGTGCCATTCAGCGAGCGGAGCTTGTCAGTCCGCCGAGCAACCTGCTGCGCGAGGTGCATCGTCGGGGCCGGGAGTTTGCCCAGCTCGTCCAACGCGACGGTACCGTGGTGGAGGTCTTCCTGAGGCGCTGCGACGTCAGCCTCGGCGGTCGTCAGGTCACGGCTGTGATGGCCGAAGACGCGGGGTGGTACATCTGGGAAAAGCGCCGGACGGAGCGCGAGCATAACCTGCTGGTCGGCGTTTTCGACACGATTGACGACATGCTGCTTGTGCTCGACGACAAGCTCACGGTGCTAAGAGCCAGCCAGGCTTATCTCTCGGCTTTCCAGGTCGAGGAGGCAGACGTCGTCGGCAATCCGCTGGCGTTTATTCACAATGGCCTGTGGGATCAACGGGCGCTGTTGTCCAAGCTGGCGAGCGTTGTGCCCGCGGAAGGGGAGGTGCTGGATTATGAATGCAGCGCCAGTTTGCCCGACCGTGGCCCCCGGGACTTGCAGATCAGCGCGCGCAAGATCCATCGCGCCGGCAACGGGACGCGTACGCTGCTGATGACCGTGCGCGACGTGACCGGCGTTCAGCAGCGTCAGGACGAAGTGCTGCGACGCGCCAAGCTGGATGCGATGGGGAACTTAGCCGGCGGATTGGCGCACGACATCAACAACCGGTTGCAGCCGGTGATGACCTACGCCCAGCTGGCGGCAAGAAATCCCGATACGCCCAAGCTCGCGCAGTGGATGCGCCAGATCGAGACGAACGCCCGCAAGGCGCGCAACGTGGTGCGCAACGTCCTGGCGTTCGCGCGGAAGTCTCCGGTGGAAGGCACGCTCATCAGTCTGGCAGCCGCCACAATGCGGGAGGTCGAGGAAATCCGGGACGAGATGCCCGACACGATCTGCATCCGCACTTCTATCGACCCGGACGTTCCCGCGGTCGAGAGCGATACCGGGGAGCTTGAGCAGATCCTCGATAACTTAACGAGTAATGCGCGCCACGCCATGCCGTCCGGCGGCATTCTCACGATTGGGGTCGCGCATGTGAGTATCGACCAGGGCGTGGCCGAGCGCGAGTCCTTGGCGCCGGGGGAGTATGTACGCCTCAGCGTCGAGGATCAGGGCTGCGGTATTTCTGCAGAACACCAGGGGCGTATTTTCGACCCCTTCTTTACGACCAAGGAAGTCGGTCGCGGGACGGGTCTTGGCCTGTCCATCGTGCACGGACTCGTGACCGGGCGTGGCGGGCAGGTCCGCGTGCGTTCCGAGCAGGACCGTGGCACCCGCTTCGACCTGTACTTCCCTGTTGCCGATGCCGACGGGCGATAA
- a CDS encoding response regulator transcription factor codes for MANILLIEDHRVVRDALSDALESVGHTVVPAENGDIGLEEIAHRDVDIVVTDLLMPERDGFEVLKQLHGHKPELPVVVLSGGGSMRGPDLLEMARALKADVTLAKPVDSDELLAAVDYLMKRGAAPAVTAQLR; via the coding sequence GTGGCGAATATATTGTTGATCGAAGACCACCGCGTCGTGCGCGATGCGTTGAGCGACGCTTTGGAAAGCGTGGGGCACACCGTCGTCCCAGCTGAAAATGGCGACATCGGCCTGGAAGAGATCGCGCATCGCGATGTCGACATCGTTGTCACCGACCTGCTGATGCCCGAACGCGATGGGTTCGAGGTGTTGAAGCAACTGCACGGGCACAAGCCGGAACTGCCGGTGGTCGTGCTGTCCGGTGGCGGGTCGATGCGTGGGCCGGATCTTCTCGAGATGGCTCGTGCGCTCAAAGCCGACGTCACGCTGGCCAAGCCCGTTGACAGCGACGAATTGCTGGCAGCGGTGGATTACTTGATGAAGCGGGGGGCTGCGCCGGCGGTGACCGCGCAGCTTCGCTAG